The sequence below is a genomic window from Mycobacterium spongiae.
GAACGGTCAGCAGCGCCAGCCCGGAGAACCACCGTTGATTGGGGATGCGGCCGCCACGAGTGAGCCACAACGCAACGAGGGCGAACAGCACCGGGATTGCCAGCAGCCCGATCATGGCGCGAAACGACCAGTAGGTGACGAACAGGTTGGGCCGGTAATCGTTGGGGCCGTAACGTTGTTCGTAATCCCGCTGCAGATCGCGGACACCCTGCAGCGTGACGTCGTTGATTCGGCCTTCGGCGAGGAACGGCAGCACATAGGGAACATCGATGACCCGGGTGAGGCCGTCGCAGTTGTTCTGTCTGCCGACGGTCAGGATAGAGAAGTCAGGATCAGTCTCGGTGTCGCACAACGATTCCGCCGACGCCATTTTCATCGGTTGCTGCTGGAACATCAGCTTGCCTTGGTGGTCGCCGGTGAAGAACAAGCCGACCGTTGCCAGCAGCGCGACCCAGCATCCCAGGATAGTTGCGGGGCGATACATGGTGCGCGGATCGGATTCGGTACCGGGGGTGGCGGTTGCCGGATTGCGGGAACGGACCAGCCACCAGGCGCTGATCGCGGCCACGAACGTCCCCGCGGTCAGCAACGAACCGGCCACCGTGTGCGAGAACGCCGCTAGTGCGGTGTTGTTGGTGAGCAACGCGACGATGCTGCTCAACTCGGCGCGCCGGGTCTCGGGGTTGTAGTGCGCGCCGACCGGGTGCTGCATGAACGAGTTCGCCGCAATGATGAAGAACGCGGATACGTTGACCGCGATCGCGACGATCCAGATGCACGCCAGGTGCACCAGCCGGGGTAGCCGGCTCCAACCGAAGATCCATAGCCCAATAAAGGTGGATTCGAAGAAGAAGGCGGCCAACCCCTCCATCGCCAAGGGCGCGCCGAAAATGTCGCCGACGAACCGCGAGTACTCGCTCCAGTTCATGCCGAACTGGAACTCCTGCACGATCCCGGTCGCCACCCCAATGGCGAAGTTGATCAGGAACAACTTGCCGAAAAACTTGGTAAGGCGGTACCAGGCCGTATTACCTGTGGCTACCCACACCGTCTGCATGATGGCCACCAGGGGAGCCAGACCGATGGTGAGGGGAACGAAGATGAAGTGGTAGGCGGTGGTGATACCGAACTGCCACCGTGAAATGTCGACGACATTCATCGGTCATCTCCCGAGACTGCGGGGCACTGCGCGGGACTGCTGCTTTTACGACGTAACTACGACTTGTAGGACGTAATTACGACGAAGTGTAGTAGCCGCAGGCGCGCTGTGCCAGTGCTGTCACGTGGGGCGTGCCATTACTCCCTTTCGCGTATCCCCTTCGCGCCCTCAGCGGCCCAGTGCTTGCGACGCCTTGCGGATGCCGAATGACGACGCGATCTCGCATGCGCCGATCACCACGAGCCAGACCCCGACGACCAGGGCCAGAATCCAGATGGACTCGAACGGTGATGCCATCACCACGACGCCGGCGATGAGGCTGATCACACCGATGAAGATCGACCACCCGCGACCGGGCAGTGTCGGATCGTTGACCGCGGAGATCGTTGTTGCAACGCCGCGGAAGATGAACCCGATGCCGATCCAGATGGCCAGCAACAGGACGGCGTCACCAAAATGCCGGAAAGCCAACACGGCCAGGATCAGCGCTGCCGCGCCACTGATGAACAGCAGAATCCGACTGCCGGCCGAAACTTCCAGACTGAACGCGAACATGACCTGGGAGATACCGGCAATCAGCAGATAGACGCCGAAGGCTATGGCCGCAACCAAGATGGATATTCCCGGCCAGGCCAGCACCAGGACACCCAGAATCACCGAGAAAATTCCCGATATCAGCGTTGATTTCCACAGATGCGGCAACAAGCTTGGCGGGGGCGGCACAGGGCTCGAGGTGGGGCTCGGTGCGGGGCTTGGTGCTGGGCTCTGTTCCATGGCCGCAGTGTTACACACCCGCCGGTTCCGGCATAGTTCCGGGGGTGGTCGTGTCCGGTGTGTCGGCGCTCAGACGCGCGCCGTGTGTGGCTGCGCTGCGGCTGGGGTCTCGGAATCATCGGCCGCCTTGCGGCCCAGCAGATACCAGGTCCGCATCACGCCCTTGCCCTTGACATTGATATGGCCGCGCTCGCGCAGCACGAAGTCGTCCTTCAGGCGTTCGTAGACGTCATCGGGAACCTGGATCTGCCCGACCGAGTCCGTGGACTCCATCCGCGAGGCGACGTTGACCGCGTCTCCCCACACGTCGTAGAAGAACCGGCGCGAACCGACGACGCCCGCGACGACCGGGCCTGCGGCCAAGCCCACCCGCAAGGGCACCGAGCGCCCATGGGGATCCTTGAGTTCGGCCGCCGCGCCCACCATGTCGAGCGCAAAGTCGGCCAGGTTCTCAACGTGGTCCGGACGCGGACGTGGCACCCCACTGACCACCATGTACGAGTCGCCGCTGACCTTGATCTTCTCCAGCCCGTGGCTATCCACCAGCTCGTCGAAGGCGCTGTAGAGGCGATCCAGGAGTCGCACCAAATCGGCGGGGGTGGTGCTGCTGGCTCGCTCGGTGAAGCCGACGATATCGGCAAACAGCACCGAGGCATCGTCGTACTTGTCCGCGATGATCGGGTGGTCAGGATCTTTCAGTCGCTCCGCGACGCTGGCCGGCAACATATTGGCCAGCAGGGCCTCGGAGCGCTCGTGCTCGGCTTCCATGGCCGCCTCGGCGCGGGCGGTGTCGCGCAGCGCGTACCACACGGTCGCCACCACAATCACGCACGCGGAGACGGTGGTGAGGACGAAACTGGCCGACACCACTCCGGGGGGCTGCAGGCCAGTGTCGCGGGGGACGAGGAACTCCAGCGCGATCACCAGCCCGGCGGCGACGCCCGCCAGTCCCGCTGCCAACGCAATGTGCTCCACGCCCACCAGCAGCACTACCAGACACGCTCCCACTAGGAAGAAGAGCTGGGCACCCGCACCGGTGCCGGCGGTCCAACCAATCGTGAAGATCGACACATACGCCGCGCTGATAAACGTGAGCGGCGCGACGAGTTCGCCGAAGCGGTGGAGGAGCGGGACAGTCATGAAGATCGTCGCCGTGACGAAGTTGATCAGCAGAATCTGCCAAACCCCGGTTGCGGCGAGGAGTTGCACGACTACGAAGCTGCCGTTCACCATCACCGAAAGCCAGGCTGTGATGCTGAGCACGCGCTGTCGTCGCGCGATGCGCTCGGCATAAAGCTGGTTGGGTGCACGCGTGTGCGAGCGCACCGCCGCAACACAGTCGGGGCGTCGCGCCGCGCTCTCCGCCGCTGGTGGGGCGCCGCATTTCTTAGCCGCCACGTTAGCAGCCTAACTGTATAGCTCGGCGTTTACCGATTCGAGCAATCTCGCGCCGCGTCGCTCGGTGCCCTCGGTGGGATTCGAACCCACACTGGACGGGTTTTGAGTCCGTTTCCTCTGCCAGTTGGGATACGAGGGCTTCGTCGGAGCCGTTCCGGCCTCCCACCTTAGAGCAGCGGTCTAACGACTCACCGCCCCCCAAGGTTCCCGAGCGACACCGCTCACGACACAATGTCGATCATGACCGGCCCCACCGCTGATGCTGATGCCGCCACTCCTCGCCGGGTGTTGATCGCTGAAGACGAAGCGCTCATTCGCCTGGACCTCGCCGAGATGTTGCGGGAGGAGGGGTACGACATCGTCGGAGAGGCTGGTGACGGCCAGGAAGCCGTCGAAATGGCTGAGCTGCACAAACCGGATCTGGTGATCATGGATGTGAAGATGCCGCGCCGCGACGGCATCGACGCTGCCTCGGAGATCGCCGGCAAACGGATCGCGCCCATCGTGATTTTGACGGCCTTCAGCCAGCGCGACCTGGTCGAACGCGCACGCGACGCCGGAGCGATGGCCTACCTGGTCAAGCCCTTCACGATCAGCGACCTGATCCCGGCCATCGAATTGGCGGTCAGCCGGTTCAGCGAGGTCACCGCGCTGGAGGGCGAAGTCGCGACGTTGTCTGACCGACTAGCGACCCGAAAACTCGTGGAACGCGCCAAAGGTGTGCTCCAGGCCAAACAGGGCATGACTGAGCCGGAAGCGTTCAAATGGATTCAGCGTGCCGCCATGGATCGGCGAACCACCATGAAACACGTGGCGGAGGTCGTCCTGGAAACCCTGGGCGCCCAGGGGGACGCCTGACCGCGAGCAGACACACGGGTCGCGGGTAGTCGGCCAGCAACCCGTGTTCGTTCAACAGACTGCGATTTTGTGGCTGGTCGGCGACGGTCAGCGCGCCACGATCACTGACGAGCCATGCCCGAACAGGCCCTGGTTGGCGGTAACGCCTACCTTCGCGTTCTCGACTTGGCGGCCGGTGGCCTGGCCGCGCAACTGCCATGTCAATTCGCAAACCTGGGCGATCGCCTGCGCGGGGATAGCCTCGCCGAAGCACGCCAGCCCGCCGGATGGGTTGACCGGGACGGTACCGCCGATCGCGGTGGCGCCGCTGCGTAACAGGGCTTCGGCTTCGCCCCTGGCGCACAATCCGAGGTGCTCGTACCAGTCGAGTTCCAGCGCCGTGGACAGGTCATAAACCTCGGCCAGGCTCAGGTCTTCGGGCCCGATGCCTGCCTCCGCGTAAGCGGCGTCGAGGATCTGATCCTTGAACACCCGGTCCGGTGCGGGCACCACCGCGGTGGAGTCTGTCGCGATATCGGGTAGTTCCGGTAGATGCTGCGGATACTTCGGCGTGACCGTGCTGACCGCGCGCACCGAGGGCACCCCGCTCAGGGAGCCCAGGTGTTCGCGGGCGAACTTGGTGCTGGCCACGATCAGTGCCGCGGCGCCGTCGGAGGTGGCGCAGATGTCCAGCAGCCGCAACGGATCGGCCACCATCGGGCTGACGAGCACATCGTCGACCGACGTCTCTTTGCGGAACCGGGCATTCGGGTTCTGCAAGCCATGCCGGGCGTTTTTGACCTTGACCTGGGCGAAGTCCTCCAAGGTGGCGCCGTAGAGGTCCATCCGCCGTCGCGCCAGCAGCGCAAAGTACACCGGATTGGTGGCCCCGATCAGGTGGAACCGCTGCCAATCGGGATCGTTGCGGCGCTCGCCGCCGACAGGGGCGAAGAAGCCTTTCGGGGTGGTGTCGGCCCCGATGACCAGCGCAACGTCGCAGAAACCGGCCAAGATCTGAGCCCGCGCGCTCTGCAAGGCCTGGGAACCGCTGGCGCATGCTGCGTAGCTCGAGCTCACCGGCACGCCGTTCCAGCCGAGCTTCTGGGCGAACGTAGCGCCGGCGACGAACCCTGGATACCCGTTACGGATGGTGTCCGCGCCGGCGACCAATTGGATCTGACGCCAGTCCAAACCCGCTTCAGCGAGGGCGGCGCGGGCGGCGACAACCCCATATTCGGTGAAGTCGTTACCCCACTTGCCCCATGGGTGCATGCCGGCGCCGAGAATGTAGACCGGCTCGGGTGCGCTCGTCATCAGCGCTGCTCCTCTTCATCGCTTCGCTCTGCATCGCCGCCTGCAGTCCTCCAGCCATAGACGATGCGCTCCACGCCGTCATCGTCGGTGAACAGCGGCAGGGTAGTCAGCTCCATCTCCATGCCAACCTTCAACTCGGCCGCCCGCGTGCCTTCGACCACCTTGCCCAGCACTATCAGCCCCTCGGTGGCCAACTCCACCGCCGCAACGGCGAATGGCTCGAAGGGGTCCGGTGCGGGATAGGGCGGCGGCGGGGCGTAGCAGTTTTCGGTGTAGCTCCACAGCTTGCCGCGCCGGGACAAAGCGACAGACTCCAATACGTCGCCGGAGCAGGCGGGATTGGGGCAATTGTTCTCACGGGGAGGGAACACGTAGGTGCCGCACAGGGGGCACTTGCTGCCGATCAGATGGGGCTTACCGGCGTCATCAGTAGCAAACCACCCGTCAATCGCCGGTTGTTGGCTGGTGACCTCTAGCACTGGGCCAGCCTACCCAGCCCGGGCGCAAAACTGAAACGTGTTGCAGTTCCGTCGCCGGAGTCGGGGTGGGGTGGACGTCAGCCCGGATGCCTAGAGTGTGAGCCGTGAGTGCCGCGCAAACCACTAGCGAGGATCAAGCCAGGCCCACATTGATGCTGCTGGACGGCAACTCCCTGGCATTTCGCGCGTTCTACGCTCTGCCTGCGGAAAACTTCAAGACTCGTGGCGGATTGACCACCAACGCGGTGTACGGCTTCACCGCCATGCTGATCAACCTGCTGCGCGACGAAGCCCCAACGCATGTCGCAGCGGCGTTCGACGTGTCTCGGCAGACCTTCCGGTCGGAGCGCTATCCGGAATACAAGGCCAACCGATCGTCGACCCCCGACGAGTTCCACGGTCAGATCGATATCACCAAAGAAGTCCTCGGTGCACTGGGCATCGAGGTGCTCGCCGAGCCGGGCTTCGAGGCCGACGACCTCATCGCAACGTTGGCCACCCAGGGCGAGAACCAGGGCTATCGGGTGCTGGTGGTCACCGGTGACCGCGATTCGCTGCAGTTGGTCAGCGACGACGTGACGGTGCTCTACCCGCGTAAAGGCGTCAGTGAACTCACTCGGTTCACTCCGGATGCCGTGGTCGAGAAGTACGGGCTTACCCCCCAGCAGTACCCGGACTATGCGGCGCTGCGGGGTGACCCCAGCGACAACCTGCCGGGCATTCCCGGGGTAGGGGAGAAGACCGCCTCCAAGTGGATTGGCCAGTACGGCTCGCTGCAATCGCTGGTCGACAACGTCGACTCCGTGCGCGGCAAGGTCGGCGACGCGCTGCGAGCCCACTTGGCCAGCGTGGTTCGCAATCGGGAGCTCACCGACCTGGTCCGCGATGTGCCGCTGGCGAAGACACCGGACGCGCTGCGGTTGCAGCCCTGGGACCGGGACCACATCCATCGGCTCTTCGACGACCTGGAGTTCCGGGTGCTGCGCGACCGGCTCTTCGACACGCTGGCCGCCGTCGAGCCCGAGGTCGACGAGGGATTCGACGTCCGCGGTGGCGCGCTGGAGCCCGGCACGGTCGCGCCGTGGCTGGCTGAGCACGCCAGCGACGGGCGCCGTTGCGGCCTGACGGTGGTGGGTACCCATCAGCCCTACGGCGGCGACGCCACCGCCGTCGCGATCGCCGCTGCCGACGGCGAAGGCGGCTACCTCGATCCCGCTACGTTGGGCACCGACGATGACGCCGCGCTAGCGGCCTGGCTGGCCGATCCCGCCATGCCCAAAGCCCTGCACGAGGCGAAGCTGGCCATCCATGCCTTGGCGGGCCGAGGGTGGACCCTCAACGGTGTTACCTCCGACACGGCCCTGGCGGCCTACTTGGTGCGGCCGGGACAGCGCAGCTTTGCCCTCGACGATCTCTCACTGCGCTACCTACGCCGCGAATTGCGGGCGGAAATTCCTGAACAACAACAGCTTTCACTTCTGGACGACGTTGATGGGGTGGACGAGCAAGCGGTCCAGACCGCGATACTGCGAGCCCGTGCCGTTGTCGATCTCGCCGAGGCGCTTGACACCGAGCTGGCGCGCATCGATTCCACCGCATTGCTGAGCGACATGGAGCTGCCGGTCCAACAGGTGCTGGCCACCATGGAGAACGCCGGCATCGCCGTCGACGTGCGGTTGCTGACCGAGTTGCAAAGCCAGTTCGCAGACCAGATCCGCGACGCCGCCGAGGCCGCATACGCGGTGATCGGCCGGCAGATCAATCTGGGGTCACCCAAGCAGTTGCAGGTGGTGCTCTTCGATGACCTTTCCATGCCGAAGACCAAGCGGACCAAGACCGGCTACACCACCGATGCCGACGCCCTGCAGACGCTCTTCGACAAGACGGGGCACCCGTTTCTCGAGCATCTGCTCGCACACCGCGACGCCACTCGGCTGAAAGTCACCGTCGACGGCTTGCTGAAATCGGTGGCCACGGACGGCCGCATTCACACGACGTTCAACCAGACCATCGCCGCGACGGGGCGTCTTTCCTCCACCGAACCCAACCTGCAGAACATCCCGATCCGCACCGACGCTGGCCGGCAGATCCGTGACGCGTTCGTCGTCGGCGCGGGTGAGGGTGGCCGGTACAGCGAGCTGATGACCGCCGACTACAGCCAGATCGAGATGCGGATCATGGCGCACCTATCCGGAGACGACGGCCTCATTGAAGCTTTCAACACCGGCGAGGACCTGCACTCGTTTGTCGCGTCGCGCGCGTTCGGGGTGCCGATCGACGAGGTCACCGGTGAGTTGCGCCGCCGGGTCAAGGCAATGTCGTATGGGCTGGCCTACGGCCTCAGCGCATATGGGTTGGCTTCCCAACTGAAGATCTCGACCGAGGAGGCGAAGGTCCAGATGGACCAATACTTCGCCCGGTTCGGCGGGGTGCGCGACTACCTGTTGGATGTCGTCGAGCAGGCGCGCAGGGACGGCTATACCTCCACCGTGTTGGGGCGTCGCCGCTATCTTCCCGAGCTCGATAGCAGCAATCGGCAGGTGCGCGAGGCCGCCGAGCGGGCGGCGCTCAACGCCCCGATCCAAGGCAGCGCGGCCGACATCATCAAGGTAGCGATGCTCGAGGTCGACAAAGCGCTTACAGCCGCCGGGCTGGCCTCTCGCATGCTGTTGCAGGTTCACGACGAACTCCTGTTCGAACTCGCAGACGGTGAACGGGAGCCGGTCGAAGCGCTGGTGCGCGCCAAGATGGGCGCCGCCTACCCGCTCGACGTTCCCTTAGAGGTGTCCGTGGGCTACGGTCGTAGCTGGGATGCTGCTGCGCACTAGGCGGCCAGGTGCGGCCGTCGTGGCGGCGCGTCCGGGCCCGCAACGTCGCAGCTGCTTTGCCCTCGTGGCGTAGCGGCGGCGGCCGAGTTTGGCCAGCCTGTAGGCCGTCGAGTAGCCTCGATGGGTAAATCCCGTTTGTCCCTACGACCTAACCCTGTCCGGAGCAACCCAACAATATGTCGAGTCCCGCCGTCACCTCGCCGCAAGTAGCCGTCAACGACATAGGCTCTTCCGAGGATTTTCTTGCCGCAATAGACAAAACGATCAAGTACTTCAACGATGGCGACATTGTTGAAGGCACGATCGTCAAAGTGGACCGGGACGAGGTGCTCCTCGACATCGGTTACAAGACAGAAGGGGTCATCCCCGCCCGCGAACTCTCCATCAAGCACGACGTCGACCCCAACGAGGTCGTGACCGTGGGCGACGAGGTCGAGGCCTTGGTGCTCACCAAAGAGGACAAAGAGGGCCGCCTCATCCTCTCCAAGAAGCGTGCGCAGTACGAGCGCGCCTGGGGCACCATCGAGACCCTCAAGGAGAAGGACGAGGCCGTCAAGGGCACGGTCATCGAGGTCGTCAAGGGCGGTCTGATCCTCGACATCGGGCTTCGCGGCTTCCTGCCCGCCTCGCTGGTCGAGATGCGGCGCGTCCGCGACCTGCAGCCGTACATCGGCAAAGAGATCGAAGCCAAAATCATTGAGCTGGACAAGAACCGCAACAACGTCGTGTTGTCGCGGCGGGCCTGGCTGGAACAGACGCAGTCCGAGGTGCGCAGCGAGTTCCTCAACCAGCTGCAGAAAGGCAGCATCCGCAAGGGCGTGGTGTCCTCCATCGTCAACTTCGGCGCTTTCGTCGATCTCGGCGGTGTCGACGGCCTGGTGCACGTCTCCGAGCTGTCGTGGAAGCACATCGACCACCCGTCCGAGGTGGTCCAGGTTGGCGACGAGGTCACTGTCGAGGTGCTCGACGTCGATATGGACCGGGAACGGGTTTCGTTGTCACTCAAGGCGACCCAGGAAGACCCCTGGCGGCACTTCGCGCGCACCCACGCCATTGGGCAGATCGTGCCGGGCAAGGTCACCAAGCTGGTTCCGTTCGGCGCTTTCGTCCGCGTAGAGGAGGGCATCGAGGGGCTGGTGCATATCTCCGAGCTGGCCGAGCGTCACGTCGAGGTGCCCGACCAGGTGGTTGCTGTCGGCGACGATGCGATGGTCAAGGTTATCGACATCGACCTGGAACGTCGCCGAATTTCGTTGTCGCTCAAACAGGCCAACGAGGACTACACCGAGGACTTCGACCCGGCGAAGTACGGCATGGCCGACAGCTACGACGAGCAGGGCAACTACATCTTCCCCGAGGGCTTCGACCCCGAATCCAACGAGTGGCTGGAGGGATTCGACGCTCAGCGCGCCGAATGGGAAGCCCGCTACGCGGAGGCCGAGCGTCGGCACAAGATGCACACCACCCAGATGGAGAAGTTTGCCGCCGCCGAGGCGGCCGGGCATGGCGGCGGTGATTCGTCGCCGGCCAATGGTGCGCCATCGGGCAACACCGCCGGCGGGTCGCTGGCCAGCGATGCTCAGCTGGCAGCGCTGCGGGAAAAGCTCGCCGGCAGCACATAATCCCGGTCGCTGTTCACGGATGCTGCGTATCGGGCTGACCGGCGGCATTGGGGCCGGTAAGTCGGCGTTGTCTGCCACGTTCGCACAGTGCGGCGGGATCATCGTCGATGGGGATGTCCTGGCGCGCGAGGTGGTCGAACCGGGTACCGAGGGACTAGCAGCGCTGGTCGACGCGTTCGGTTCCGACATCCTGCGTGACGACGGAGCGCTGGATCGCCCAGCGTTGGCTGCCAAGGCTTTTCAGGATGACTCTGCACGGGGTGTCCTGAACGGGATCGTTCATCCGCTCGTCGCCCGCCGCCGTGCGGAGATCATCGAGGCGGTGGCGGCGGACCCGGGGGATGCCGTCGTGGTCGAAGACATTCCCCTACTGGTGGAATCTCAGATGGCCCCGCTCTTCCCCCTGGTGGTCGTCGTGCATGCCGATGTTGAAGTGCGAGTGCGCCGGCTCGTTGATCAGCGGGGTATGGCCGAAGCCGACGCCCGGGCTCGGATCGCCGCTCAGGCGACCGACGAGCAGCGCCGTGCTGTCGCGGATGTCTGGCTGGATAACTCAAGCAGCCCCGAGGTTTTGGTGCAGCGCGCCCGCGATGTGTGGAGTCGCCGGATCCTGCCGTTCGCGCACAACCTGAGTGCGCGCCGGATCGCGCGGGCCCCGGCGCAGCTGGTGGCGGCAGATCCGACCTGGCCAGAACAGGCGCGGCGCATTATCGCTCGGCTCCAGACTGCGTGCGGCCACCAGGCGTTGCGGGTAGATCACATCGGGTCTACCGCAGTGCCGGAATTCGACGCCAAAGACGTCATCGACATTCAAGTCACCGTCGAATCACTCGCGGTGGCCGACGACCTCGCCGCCTCCTTGCTGTCCGCCGGCTACCCGCGCGTTGACCACGTCACCCAGGACGTCGTCAAGACCGGCGCCCGCAGCACTATTGGTCAGTACGACCGCAGTCACGATCAAGAGTTGTGGCACAAGAGGTTTCACGCCTCGGCAGATCCTGGGCGCCCGACCAATGTGCATATCCGGGTGGCGGGCTGGCCCAACCAGCAATTCGCGCTGCTGTTCGTCGACTGGTTGCGCGCCAATGCTGCGGTCCGGGCTGACTACCTCGAGGTCAAGCGCGAAGCCGAGAAGCGAGCCGCACTCGGGGCCGACGCTATGGAGCACTACGTCGCCGCCAAGGAACCCTGGTTTCTCGACGCCTACCGGCGGGCGTGGGAGTGGGCCGACTCAGTCGGATGGCAACCCTAGCCGATCCGGTCATTGCGACCCGAGCCACGTAATCGACATACCGTGGGTGGCCAGCCACGCATGCAGGTCATAGTCATGTCGGGCCAGACCGTCGATGGCGGTGACGGCCCGGTGCAGTGCGAGTTCGGCAACGTTGACGGCCAACAGGGCATGGGTGACCGCGTGGAGCAGTTCGTCGACGTCAGCTAGTGTCGCCCCGCTGCCGGTGCGCACCTCGATATCGAGGTAGTGGTCTTCGGAACGCCACACAGCCGGGCCGGGAGTGTATTCGCCCACGTCGAGGTAGTAGTCGTGGTCGCGTTCGTGCCCCGGATTGGCGTGGAAGACCGTAGCGCGCAACCCCAGCGACGGCAACAACCATGACTCGAGGTAGTGGAACTGTGCTCGACCTGGTGTGGGCCGGGCGAGGTAGAGCCCCCACGGGTGCACGACGTACTCATCGACCGCGCGCACGATGCCCTTCGGATCGGTATTGGTGCGGGCGACCAGGTCGAACGCTTCGTGCTTCGGTGAATGGATGACGTCACCCCATCGGGTCAACGAGCGAGCCGGATCTTCCACCGAACAAAGCCACCATAGAGCAGCGAGAGCGCGACCAGCATGCTCATGTCCAGCAGCCACACGCTCGATGTGTGCTGCCACAACTTATCGTCCGGGATCAGCGCATCGGGCACCAAGGTGTTCAGGTCGACCGTCGATGCCGCCGCCGCGTAGCCCCAGCGCGAGGGCACAGCGATCGACATCTGGTCTAGTCCGAACCGGTCGGTAACCGGGACCGTGCCGCCGCACAAGACCAGCTGGGCCATGACCGCCACGACGAACAACGGCATGATCTGTTCGCTGGAGCGGACCA
It includes:
- the rpsA gene encoding 30S ribosomal protein S1 produces the protein MSSPAVTSPQVAVNDIGSSEDFLAAIDKTIKYFNDGDIVEGTIVKVDRDEVLLDIGYKTEGVIPARELSIKHDVDPNEVVTVGDEVEALVLTKEDKEGRLILSKKRAQYERAWGTIETLKEKDEAVKGTVIEVVKGGLILDIGLRGFLPASLVEMRRVRDLQPYIGKEIEAKIIELDKNRNNVVLSRRAWLEQTQSEVRSEFLNQLQKGSIRKGVVSSIVNFGAFVDLGGVDGLVHVSELSWKHIDHPSEVVQVGDEVTVEVLDVDMDRERVSLSLKATQEDPWRHFARTHAIGQIVPGKVTKLVPFGAFVRVEEGIEGLVHISELAERHVEVPDQVVAVGDDAMVKVIDIDLERRRISLSLKQANEDYTEDFDPAKYGMADSYDEQGNYIFPEGFDPESNEWLEGFDAQRAEWEARYAEAERRHKMHTTQMEKFAAAEAAGHGGGDSSPANGAPSGNTAGGSLASDAQLAALREKLAGST
- the coaE gene encoding dephospho-CoA kinase — its product is MLRIGLTGGIGAGKSALSATFAQCGGIIVDGDVLAREVVEPGTEGLAALVDAFGSDILRDDGALDRPALAAKAFQDDSARGVLNGIVHPLVARRRAEIIEAVAADPGDAVVVEDIPLLVESQMAPLFPLVVVVHADVEVRVRRLVDQRGMAEADARARIAAQATDEQRRAVADVWLDNSSSPEVLVQRARDVWSRRILPFAHNLSARRIARAPAQLVAADPTWPEQARRIIARLQTACGHQALRVDHIGSTAVPEFDAKDVIDIQVTVESLAVADDLAASLLSAGYPRVDHVTQDVVKTGARSTIGQYDRSHDQELWHKRFHASADPGRPTNVHIRVAGWPNQQFALLFVDWLRANAAVRADYLEVKREAEKRAALGADAMEHYVAAKEPWFLDAYRRAWEWADSVGWQP
- a CDS encoding DUF402 domain-containing protein codes for the protein MRAVDEYVVHPWGLYLARPTPGRAQFHYLESWLLPSLGLRATVFHANPGHERDHDYYLDVGEYTPGPAVWRSEDHYLDIEVRTGSGATLADVDELLHAVTHALLAVNVAELALHRAVTAIDGLARHDYDLHAWLATHGMSITWLGSQ